CTCGCGGGTCCGCTCGGTGCGCTCCTTGCGCTTCTCCGGCGGCGGCTCGGTCATCAGGAAGGCCTCACCGTTGCGCGACTGCACGGCCAGCGCCGCCGCGATATCGGCCAGCGGCACGTCGTTGTCGCGTTCGTAGTCCTCGATGAGCCGGCGGAACAGTTCCACACCCGGCGCATTGAGCGCCTCACTGATCGAATCCCGGAACTTCTCCACCCGCTGGGCGTTCACATCGTCGACCGAAGGCAGCTGCGACTCGACGAGCTTCTGCCGGGTGACCCGTTCGATCGAGCTGAGCAGGTGGCGTTCTCGCGGCGTGACGAACAGGAACGCGGTGCCCGAGCGACCCGCGCGGCCGGTGCGACCGATGCGGTGCACATAGGACTCCGGATCGTGCGGGATGTCGAAGTTCACCACGTGTGAGATCCGCTCGACGTCCAGGCCGCGGGCGGCGACGTCGGTGGCGACGAGGATGTCGATCGACCCGTCCTTGAGCTGGGCGATGGTGCGCTCACGCTGGGCCTGGGCGATGTCGCCGTTGATCGCCGCGGCCGCGAATCCGCGGGCGCGCAGCTTCTCGGCGACCTCCTCGGTGGCCTGCTTGGTCCGGACGAACACGATCATCGCGTCGCCCTGCTCGACCTCCAGCAGCCGGGTCAGCGCATCCATCTTCCGCGGGTAGGACACCTGGAAATAACGCTGGGTGATGTTCTCGGCCGTCTGGGTCTTCGACTTGACCATGACCTCGACGGGATCGTGCAGGTACTTGGCGGTGATCTTCTTGATGGCCGGCGGCATGGTCGCCGAGAACAGCGCCACCTGCTTGTATTCGGGGGTGTCGGCGAGGATGCGCTCCACATCCTCGGCGAAGCCCATCTGCAGCATCTCGTCGGCCTCGTCGAGCACCAGGTAGTCCAGGTGCGAGAGGTCCAGGCTGCCCTTCTCCAGGTGATCGATCACCCGGCCGGGGGTCCCGACGACCACCTGTGCGCCGCGGCGCAGGCCGGACAGCTGCGGGCCGTAGGACGAGCCGCCGTAGATCGGCAGCACGTTGACATTGAGGTGCGACCCGTAGCGGCCGAACGCCTCGGCGACCTGCAGCGCGAGCTCGCGGGTGGGCGCCAGCACCAGGGCCTGGGTGGTCTTGCTGGTGGTGTCGATCTTGGACAGGATCGGGATGGCGAAAGCCGCGGTCTTGCCGGTTCCGGTCTGGGCGAGGCCCACCACATCGGAGCCGTTCAGGATGGCCGGGATGGTCTTCGCCTGGATCGCCGACGGTGACTCATAGCCGACCTCGGTGACGGCTTGTAGCACCGCCGGGTGAATTTGCAGGTCAGCGAAGGTCAGCTCGGCAGCGGGGGTGGATTCATCAGGCAACGTCATTTCATAAGCAGTCTAGAGTGTGTGCGGCGCCACGCCAGAACCGATCGCCGTGCCGGGTACGGTTCGATCTCGTGAGGTGCCCTGCGTTGCGATTTCGAGTTCTGGCGTCCGCTCCCCTTCTGGCACTGGCATTGGTCTCCTGCGGGTCCAGCGACTCGACCGTCTCCAAGACCCCCGACGCGCGCACCACCGAGCCTGCACCGGTCAGTCAGAGCGTCGCGCCCCCCGCGCCGACGGCCCTGCCTGCCGAGACGCCGGCACCCGATCCGTGCGCGGTGAACCTTGCCGCGCCCGAGATCGCCCGGGCGGTGTCCGAGCTGCCGCGGGATCCGCGCAGCAACCAGCCGTGGAACCCGGAGCCGTTGGCGGGCAACTACAACGAGTGCGCGCCGCTGTCGGTCGTGATCGTCAAGGCCAACAGCAACGCCTCCAACGCCAACACCCGTGCGGTGATGTTCCACCTCGGCAAGTTCATCCCCACCGGGATTCCCGACACCTACGGATTCAACGACATCGACGAGACCGTCAGCACCGGCGACACCGTCGCGCTGAAGTTCACCAACGGGGTGCCCGGCCTCGACAGCGTCGTGCGCTTCCGGTGGAACGGCGCCGGCGTCGAACTGATCGGCAACACCGGCTGACACCCCACCCCTGCGCTGGCGAAACTCGCGTACCCGTCGTGCGCCGGCGCGGAAAAGCAACCGGTACGCGAGTTTCGCCACGATCAGGTGGGCCGCGATAGATGGGCCGCGGTGTCGGTCCTCTCCCCTAGCCTGGGTGCGTGTTTGTCGCCGAGGGACGGGTCATCTACAGCGCTTCCGATCTCGCGGCCGCGGCGCGTTGCGAATACGCGCTGCTGCGCTCCTTCGACGCGCACCTGGGCTGGGGCCCGAAGGTCAGCACCGACGACGATCTGCTGGCCCGCACCGCCGACCTCGGCCAGGACCATGAGCAGCGCCACCTCGACGAGATCCGGGCCCGCACCGACGTCACGGTGATCGGCCGGCCCGCCTACACCGTGGCCGGGCTGACCACCGCCGCCGACCAGACCATGGAGGCGGTGCGCCGCGGTGACCCCGCGATCTACCAGGCCGCCATGTTCGACGGCCGGTTCGCCGGGTTCGCCGACTTCCTCACCCTGGAACCCGGCCCGGACGGGCAGCGCTACCGGCTGCGCGACACCAAACTGTCCCGATCGGTGAAGGTGGAGGCGCTGCTGCAGCTGGCCGCCTACGCCGACACCCTGACCACCGCGGGGGTCCCGGTCGCCGACGAGGTCGACCTGGTGCTCGGCGACGGCGCGGTCTCCAGTTACCGCGTCGACGAGTTGCTGCCGGTGTACCTGCCGCGCCGCGCCGCGCTGCAACGCCTGTTCGACGAGCACCTGGCCGGCGGCGCCCCGGTGTCCTGGGCCGACGAGCGGGTGCGGGCCTGCTTCCGCTGCCCGGAATGCAGCGTCCAGGTCAAGGAGACCGACGATCTGCTGCTGGTCGCCGGCATGCGGACCAGCCAGCGCGCCCGGCTGCTCGACGCCGGCATCACCACCGTGCACGAGCTGGCCGCCCACACCGGGCCCGTCCCCGAGCTGCCCAGGCGCACCGTCGCCGCCCTGACCGGTCAGGCCCGGCTGCAGATCGCCGACCGGGTGGACGGCCGGCCGCCGTTCGAGGTCGTCGACCCGCAGCCGCTGATGGTGTTGCCAGACGCCGACAAGGGTGATCTGTTCTTCGATTTCGAGGGCGACCCGCTGTGGACGGTCAACGGCCACGAGTGGGGCCTGGAATACCTGTGGGGCGTACTGACCGTCAACGACGAGTTCACCCCGTACTGGGCGCACGACCGGGCCAGTGAACGCCAGGCCCTCATCGACTTCCTGGACATGGTGCGCAAGCGGCGCAGGCGCTACCCGCGGATGCACATCTACCACTACGCCGCGTATGAGAAGAGCACGCTGCTGCGGCTGGCCGGCCGCTACGGCGTCGGCGAGGACGCGGTGGACGACCTGCTGCGCAACGGGGTGCTCGTCGATCTGTACCCGTTGGTGCGCAAGAGCATTCGGGTGGGTACCGAGAGCTACAGCATCAAGTACCTGGAACCGCTCTACATGGGCAACGAGTTGCGCAACGGTGAGGTCACCACCGCCACCGACTCGATCACCCAGTACGCCCGCTACTGCGCGTTGCGGGAGCAGGGCCGTATCGACGATGCGGAGGTGGTGCTCAAGGAGATCGAGGACTACAACCGCTACGACTGCCGGTCGACCCGCCGGCTGCGGGACTGGATGGTCGCCCGCGCCATCGAATCCGAGGTGCCGCCGCGTGGCCCTCAGCCGGTGCGCCTTGCCGAACCCGGCGGCGCCGCAGAGGTATCCGACGCTCTGCACCGCAAGCTGATGAAGTTCGCCGGTGACGGGGTCGAGGAACGCACGGTCGAGCAGAGCGCGGTCGCGATGATCGCCGCGGCACGCGGATTCCACAAACGCGAAGATAAACCGTTCTGGTGGAGCCACTTCGACCGGGTGAACAACCCGGTCGACGAATGGTCGGACAACTCCGGTGTTTTCGTCGCCGATGCCGCCGAGGTGGTCAACGACTGGCATCAGCCGCCGCGCGCCCGCAAGCCGCAACGGCACGTGCGGCTGACCGGCGAGTTGGCCAATGGTGAACTCGCCCATGACATGTACGCGCTCTACGACCCGCCCGCACCGGCCGGCCTGTCCGACGACCCGGACCGCCGCGCGTTCGGCTCGGTGGCGGTGCTGGAATGCGATGACCCCGAGGTGCCCACCGCGGTGCTCATCTGTGAGCGCCAACCCAAGGACGGCGAGGTGTTCGAGCAGTTGCCGTTCGCGCTGGCCCCCGGCCCGCCGATCAACACCCGGCCGCTACAGGTTTCCATCGAGGCCACCGCGGCCGTGATCGCCGCCGCCCTGCCCGCCCTGCCCGCCGACGCGGTGACCGATGTGCTGCTGCGCCGGGCACCGCGCACGCGCAGCGGCGCCCCGCTGCCCCGCCCGCAGTCCCCGGCCGACAACGCCGAGGCCATCACCGCCGCACTGCTGGACCTGGATGGCTCGTATCTCGCCGTGCACGGGCCGCCCGGCACCGGCAAGACGTTCACCTCGGCGAAGGTGATCGCCGGACTGGTCGACGAGCACGGCTGGCGGGTCGGCGTGGTGGCGCAGTCGCACGCCGTGGTGGAGAACCTGCTCGACGGGGTGGTCGCCGCCGGGGCCGACGCGGCGCGGGTCGGCAAGAAGAAGGCCCGCGACGGCGTGGCGTGGAGCCAGGTCGCCGAGAAGGACTACCCGGCCTTCATCGCCGAAGACGGCGGCTGCGTGATCGGCGGCACCGCATGGGATTTCGCGAACGACGGCCGGGTGCCCCGGCAGAGCCTCGACCTGCTGGTGGTCGAGGAGGCCGGGCAGTTCAACCTGGCCAACACCATCGCGGTGGCATCCGCGGCGCGCAACCTGCTGCTGCTCGGCGACCCGCAGCAACTGCCCCAGGTCAGTCAGGGCACCCACCCGGAGCCGGTCAACGAGTCCGCGCTGGGCTGGCTGGTCGAAGGCCACCACACGCTGCCGCCCGAACGCGGGTATTTCCTGGAGGTGTCCTTCCGGATGCATCCCGCCGTGTGCCGGCCGGTGTCCCGACTGTCCTACGACGGCCGGCTGCAACCCTATGAGAAGGTCAGTGCCGCACGGCGTCTGGACGGGGTCGCGCCCGGCGTGCGGGTGCTGGCCGTCGAGCACAGCGGTAATTCGACGGAGAGCCCCGAGGAAGCCGATGCGATCATCGCCGAGATCGGCGCGCTGCTGGACACCCCGTGGACCGACGAGGACGGCACCGTCGCGCTGGCGCAGCGCCATATTCTTGTGGTGACGCCCTACAACGCACAGGTGGTTCTGCTGCGCCGCCGCCTCGACGCGGCCGGACTGCCCGATGTGCAGGTCGGCACCGTCGACAAGTTCCAGGGCCGGCAGGCCCCGGTGGTGTTCGTGTCCATGACCGCGTCCTCGATCGACGACGTCCCGCGCGGGATCGGCTTCCTGCTGAACCGCAATCGCCTCAACGTCGCGATCAGCCGCGCCAAGTACGCGGCGGTGCTGGTGCGCTCCGCGCAGCTCACCGACTACCTGCCCGGCCAGCCGGACGGGCTGATCGACCTCGGCGCGTTCCTCGCGCTCACCGCATGTGATACACCACCGGGGTGACCGAACCGCCGTCCGCTGCGCTGATCGGGGCGCTCGCCGCGATCGTCGGCGCAAGCCAGGTGAGCACCGATCCCGATGTGCTGGCCGGCCGCGCGGTCGATTACACCGGGCGCTACCGCGGCACCGCCGGCGCGCTGGTGCGCCCCGGCTCGGCCGATGAGGTGGCCGCGGTGCTGCGCGCCTGCCGCGACGCCGGGGCGTATGTGACGGTGCAGGGCGGGCGCACCTCCCTGGTGGCGGGCACCGTGCCCGAACGCCAGGATGTGCTGTTGTCCACCGAGCGCCTCACCGCCATCGAGGCGGTCGACACCGTCGAGCGCCGGGTGCGGGTGGGCGCCGGGGCGACCCTGGCCGCCGTGCAGCGCGCCGCGGGCGAGGCCGGGCTGCTGTTCGGGGTCGACCTGGCCGCCCGGGATTCCGCGACGGTGGGCGGCATGGCCTCCACGAACGCCGGCGGTCTGCGCACGGTGCGCTACGGCAACATGGGCGAACAGGTCATCGGGCTGGACGTGGCGCTGCCGGACGGGACAGTGCTGCGGCGGCACAGCGAGGTCCGCCGCGACAACACCGGTTACGACCTGACCTCGTTGTTCGTCGGCGCCGAGGGCACCCTCGGCGTCCTCACCGCACTCGATCTGCGGCTGCATCCGGTGCCCGCGCACCGGGTGACCGCGGTGGCCGGTTTCGCCGACCTGGACGCGCTGATCAGCGTGGGACGCCGGTTTCGCGACGCCGACGGGATCGCCGCGCTGGAACTCATCGACGCCCGCGCCGCGGTGCTGACCGCCGAACACCTGGGCATCGCGGCCCCGGTGACCGGGGCCTGGATGCTGCTGATCGAACTCGCCGGCGACACCGACCACACCGAGAGCCTCGCCGCGGCGCTCGAGGACGCCGATCTGGCCGCCGAACCGGCGGTCGGCATGGACGCCGTCGCCTCCCAGCGACTGTGGCAGGTCCGCGAATCCGTCGGCGAGGTGCTGGGCGCCTACGGGCCGCCGCTCAAATTCGATGTGTCGCTGCCGCTGGCCGCGATCCCCGGGTTCGCCGGCGCTGCGGTGGATCTCGTCGCCGGGCACGCCCCGGAGGCGATTCCGGTGCTGTTCGGTCACATCGGTGAGGGCAATCTGCATCTGAACCTGGTGCGGTGCGCGCTGGACGGGGACGCCGAGCATGCGCTGTACTCGGCGATGATGGCGCTGATCGCCGAGCACGGCGGCAACGTCAGCTCCGAGCACGGGGTGGGCACCCGCAAAAGGGACTACCTGTCGATGGCCCGCACCGAGGCCGACATCGCGGCGATGCGCGCGGTCAAGGCCGCGCTCGATCCGAGCGGATATCTCAACCCGGCTGTGCTGTTCGGCTGAGAGCCGGCGGCCTAGCCTCGCAGGTATGGCTATCGACGTTCCCGCCGCGCGTCGCTTCATCTACCTGTCCGCCCGGCTGCTGGACCGGCACCGCATGGCCGCGCTGCTGGACGACGGCCCGGTCGAGCCGGTGCTGAAAGCCCTTGCCGCATATCGCAATCCCGACGGCGGTTATGGTCACGCACTGGAGCCCGATGTCCGCGGGCCCAACAGCGAGACGACCTCGACCCTGCACGCCCTGGAGGTCCTCGACGAGGTCGGCGCGCTGTCCCATCCGCTGGCCGCCGTATCGGACTGGGTCACCGCGGTGGCCGACGCCGACGGGGGTGTGCCGTTCGCGTTGGCCGGCTCGGCCGACTACCCGACGGCCCCGTGGATGGCGCCCATCGGCGGTTCGCACCTCACCTTCGGCCTGGCCGCGCTGCTCGGTGCGGCCGGGGACGATTCGACGTGGCTCCGGGCGGCCACGCACTGGTGCTGGCGCAGAACCGAGGACGTCGGCAATCTCGGTGGTTACACGCTGAAGTTCGCGTTGTCTTTTCTGGACCGGGCCGCCGACGCCGACCGCGCGGCGCGGGTGATCGAGACGCTGCGGCCGCTGGTGCGCCCCGACGGTTCGGTGCCGGTACAGGGCGGCACGCCCGACGAGGCGCTGTCCGCGCTGACGCTCTCCCCGCAACCCGGTCTGCGCAGTCGCGCGCTGTTCAGCACCGAGCAGATCGAGACCGGACTCGACGCGTTGGCGGCCGGCCAGCAGGACGACGGCGGTTGGCTCTTCGACTGGGCCGCATGGGCCCCCGCGCAGTCCACCGAGTGGCGTGGGCTGGTGACGTTGCGGGCGCTGCAGACACTGCGGGCCAACGGGCGGATCTGAGGGTCAGTCGCCGCGGGAGTGCCGGCCGCGGGTCCGGCGGGTATGCGAGCCCGCGGGCAGGTCATCCTCGGTGACCGAGGCCGGCGGTTCCGTCGGCTGCAGCCAGCCCTGCTGATCGCTGTGGAATCCGGTGCGGACCGGCTGTTGCTGCTGCGGGCCCAGCCAATCGTCGAGCATGCCGCGCCAGGCCGGCTCCGGTTCGGGTTCCGGTTCCGGTTCCGGTTCCTCGGTGGGGTGTGACCAGGTCTCCACCGGGCCCGGATGCCAGACCTCGGCCGGGGCGTGCAGCGGATGCTCGACGTGGTCGTAGATCCGGTCGGTGATCGGGTCGTCGGTGACTGCCCGGACGATGTCGGTGGGCGGGTCCGCGGCAGGGAGCACGGGCTCCCAGTCGACGGTGTACTCGATGTAGTCGTCCTCTTCGTCCCAGGTTTCGTCGAGGGAATGCTGTTCCTCGACGGGCGGGACCCGCGCCGGCACCGGGGCCGAGGGCGTGGCGAACCCACGCAGGAAGATCGCGCCCGCCACCCCGAACAGCGCGACGAAGGCCGGCAGCAGCAGGGATTGCGACAAGGCCTCGGAGAACGGGCCGAACAGGAAGCGCGGCAGCTCGGGGACCGGCCCCTCGCCGCGCACCGGCGCCCCCGCAGCGGACAGTTCCGCGCCGATCCGGCTGGTCATGAACGCGGCCATGGCCGCGCTGCCGAGCACCGCGCCGACCTGCCGGGTGGTGTTGTACACC
This region of Mycolicibacterium diernhoferi genomic DNA includes:
- a CDS encoding DEAD/DEAH box helicase, which codes for MTLPDESTPAAELTFADLQIHPAVLQAVTEVGYESPSAIQAKTIPAILNGSDVVGLAQTGTGKTAAFAIPILSKIDTTSKTTQALVLAPTRELALQVAEAFGRYGSHLNVNVLPIYGGSSYGPQLSGLRRGAQVVVGTPGRVIDHLEKGSLDLSHLDYLVLDEADEMLQMGFAEDVERILADTPEYKQVALFSATMPPAIKKITAKYLHDPVEVMVKSKTQTAENITQRYFQVSYPRKMDALTRLLEVEQGDAMIVFVRTKQATEEVAEKLRARGFAAAAINGDIAQAQRERTIAQLKDGSIDILVATDVAARGLDVERISHVVNFDIPHDPESYVHRIGRTGRAGRSGTAFLFVTPRERHLLSSIERVTRQKLVESQLPSVDDVNAQRVEKFRDSISEALNAPGVELFRRLIEDYERDNDVPLADIAAALAVQSRNGEAFLMTEPPPEKRKERTERTREDRPPNKKHSTRSDLATYRIAVGKRHKVAPGAIVGAIANEGGLNRSDFGHIDIRVDHSLVELPANLPPKVYKALEKTRIQGILINLQPDRGGQKPRRKDS
- a CDS encoding LppP/LprE family lipoprotein translates to MRFRVLASAPLLALALVSCGSSDSTVSKTPDARTTEPAPVSQSVAPPAPTALPAETPAPDPCAVNLAAPEIARAVSELPRDPRSNQPWNPEPLAGNYNECAPLSVVIVKANSNASNANTRAVMFHLGKFIPTGIPDTYGFNDIDETVSTGDTVALKFTNGVPGLDSVVRFRWNGAGVELIGNTG
- a CDS encoding TM0106 family RecB-like putative nuclease codes for the protein MFVAEGRVIYSASDLAAAARCEYALLRSFDAHLGWGPKVSTDDDLLARTADLGQDHEQRHLDEIRARTDVTVIGRPAYTVAGLTTAADQTMEAVRRGDPAIYQAAMFDGRFAGFADFLTLEPGPDGQRYRLRDTKLSRSVKVEALLQLAAYADTLTTAGVPVADEVDLVLGDGAVSSYRVDELLPVYLPRRAALQRLFDEHLAGGAPVSWADERVRACFRCPECSVQVKETDDLLLVAGMRTSQRARLLDAGITTVHELAAHTGPVPELPRRTVAALTGQARLQIADRVDGRPPFEVVDPQPLMVLPDADKGDLFFDFEGDPLWTVNGHEWGLEYLWGVLTVNDEFTPYWAHDRASERQALIDFLDMVRKRRRRYPRMHIYHYAAYEKSTLLRLAGRYGVGEDAVDDLLRNGVLVDLYPLVRKSIRVGTESYSIKYLEPLYMGNELRNGEVTTATDSITQYARYCALREQGRIDDAEVVLKEIEDYNRYDCRSTRRLRDWMVARAIESEVPPRGPQPVRLAEPGGAAEVSDALHRKLMKFAGDGVEERTVEQSAVAMIAAARGFHKREDKPFWWSHFDRVNNPVDEWSDNSGVFVADAAEVVNDWHQPPRARKPQRHVRLTGELANGELAHDMYALYDPPAPAGLSDDPDRRAFGSVAVLECDDPEVPTAVLICERQPKDGEVFEQLPFALAPGPPINTRPLQVSIEATAAVIAAALPALPADAVTDVLLRRAPRTRSGAPLPRPQSPADNAEAITAALLDLDGSYLAVHGPPGTGKTFTSAKVIAGLVDEHGWRVGVVAQSHAVVENLLDGVVAAGADAARVGKKKARDGVAWSQVAEKDYPAFIAEDGGCVIGGTAWDFANDGRVPRQSLDLLVVEEAGQFNLANTIAVASAARNLLLLGDPQQLPQVSQGTHPEPVNESALGWLVEGHHTLPPERGYFLEVSFRMHPAVCRPVSRLSYDGRLQPYEKVSAARRLDGVAPGVRVLAVEHSGNSTESPEEADAIIAEIGALLDTPWTDEDGTVALAQRHILVVTPYNAQVVLLRRRLDAAGLPDVQVGTVDKFQGRQAPVVFVSMTASSIDDVPRGIGFLLNRNRLNVAISRAKYAAVLVRSAQLTDYLPGQPDGLIDLGAFLALTACDTPPG
- a CDS encoding FAD-binding oxidoreductase, which encodes MTEPPSAALIGALAAIVGASQVSTDPDVLAGRAVDYTGRYRGTAGALVRPGSADEVAAVLRACRDAGAYVTVQGGRTSLVAGTVPERQDVLLSTERLTAIEAVDTVERRVRVGAGATLAAVQRAAGEAGLLFGVDLAARDSATVGGMASTNAGGLRTVRYGNMGEQVIGLDVALPDGTVLRRHSEVRRDNTGYDLTSLFVGAEGTLGVLTALDLRLHPVPAHRVTAVAGFADLDALISVGRRFRDADGIAALELIDARAAVLTAEHLGIAAPVTGAWMLLIELAGDTDHTESLAAALEDADLAAEPAVGMDAVASQRLWQVRESVGEVLGAYGPPLKFDVSLPLAAIPGFAGAAVDLVAGHAPEAIPVLFGHIGEGNLHLNLVRCALDGDAEHALYSAMMALIAEHGGNVSSEHGVGTRKRDYLSMARTEADIAAMRAVKAALDPSGYLNPAVLFG